The nucleotide window CTTACGACATCCGGCACCAGCACCAGCGCCTGATACCCATAATGGACAGCGGAATCATGCCCGTCGAAGTCTATATCGACGAATGCCATAAGCAGGGCATGGAATTTATCGCTGGTTTTCGAATGAACGACCGCCACGGCCACCACACGGAATTCTTCAAAAAACTCTGCGACGAAAAACCCGAATGGGTACTCAGAGAATACAAACCCTCCACCAGACGTGCATCGCCCGAAAGCCGCAAATACGGGTGCTCCTTAAACTACGCCATACCAGAAGTGCGCGCCTATCTACTCGCCATCATGGAAGAAGTCGCCAACCGCTTCGACATAGACGGCATGGAATTTAACTTCACCCGCCTTGCAGAATGTTTTCCCCGAGCCGAACTATCACACAGTCACAGCACCATGAACGGCTTTATTCGACAAGTCCGCAACATGCTGGACAGTGCCCATTCCCCAACAGGCAGAGACCGAAACCTCATCCTCGGCGTACGCGTACCCCAGCAAATGGCGGGCTGCAAAAACCTGAGCTTGGACGTACCCACCTGGATCAAAGAGGGCCTGATCGACTATGTCGCACCCGGAGATTTTGGATTCACTGACTTCAACGAAAAATACGAAGACTTTGTATCAATAGCCCGGCAGCACAACTGTTATGTCTATCCTCAAGTACAACCCAGACTCAGTATAGATACAGAATTTCTCATGGACATGTCCCAATACCGCGCCGCATTGCAAAACTTCTATGCCGCAGGTGCCGATGGCTTTTCGACCCAAAATTACTTCTTTCACTGGGGACCTCAGTTTGAACCCCCGGGAACTAATGGCGCAAAAAACCCCACAATGTATCCAGCAGCGATGAACGACCTCGTAGAATTAAAAGACCCGCAAAACATCGGCCCAGACCGACACTACACATTCCGTTCACTCTGGGCAAATAGCAAAAGTTTGGGCGAGGTCTATATCAAAGAAGAACTCGTCCTCTCCCGCCAAAAAATGGGACAACGAGACACCTTCAGATTTCGCCTGTGTGAACATCTCCCCTCAGAACCCATCCCTTCAGAAAACACTCTGACTTTCTTTACACAGGGCTTGTCAAAAGACGACGCACTCACAGTTGACATCAACGGCACAAAAATCCCATCTCAAGATCTGAAATGGACCTGGCCTGATAACGACCAACCCCCATCGTGTACAATCGCGTTATCAAACCCGCCATTTATTTATGGCGACAACCACCTGGGACTGACCATCGCAAAATCTGCGGAGAATATCGAAGAGGATATCGTCGTTGATCACATAGAATGCGGGATCCGATCTCATTCCCAGACGGGCGACCAATAGCCTGCGGACAAATACAGAATGCAAAACGCCCCGGTAGAAGTGTTTCTTTTTTTCCACAAGAGATGTATCTTGACTTCAAGAAATTTTAATAATATCCTGAAGAAAGACCCATAGATCCTGCAGTCATCTGCGCCACAACAGAAAGGACAAGACATGGATACACAACCAGGCAGACAAGATCGGACTACATACCCGATACAAGACGATGTGCGATTGGAAGTCTATTGGCGGAACGACCGCGCCGGTTACGGTCCCGCGGCGTCTGTGTATGCTTACAACCAGGAGGTTTTGCGTCTGGACTGCTTTGGAGAGGCAAAAAAACACGGCGGGAAAGGTCACTGCCACATCAACCTGAAACAGACCCGGGCAAGGCAATGGATGTACCCTCCC belongs to Gemmatimonadota bacterium and includes:
- a CDS encoding family 10 glycosylhydrolase, whose translation is MPTSQTSSPHLGGLQPRGTRRLIYVSDPSNTTSHLSVPAAKPEELRQIVRNYASAGSIDTLVQEIFAEAMTMFWRTDKCPYDIRHQHQRLIPIMDSGIMPVEVYIDECHKQGMEFIAGFRMNDRHGHHTEFFKKLCDEKPEWVLREYKPSTRRASPESRKYGCSLNYAIPEVRAYLLAIMEEVANRFDIDGMEFNFTRLAECFPRAELSHSHSTMNGFIRQVRNMLDSAHSPTGRDRNLILGVRVPQQMAGCKNLSLDVPTWIKEGLIDYVAPGDFGFTDFNEKYEDFVSIARQHNCYVYPQVQPRLSIDTEFLMDMSQYRAALQNFYAAGADGFSTQNYFFHWGPQFEPPGTNGAKNPTMYPAAMNDLVELKDPQNIGPDRHYTFRSLWANSKSLGEVYIKEELVLSRQKMGQRDTFRFRLCEHLPSEPIPSENTLTFFTQGLSKDDALTVDINGTKIPSQDLKWTWPDNDQPPSCTIALSNPPFIYGDNHLGLTIAKSAENIEEDIVVDHIECGIRSHSQTGDQ